The region GGAAGATCATCAAAAGAAAGTTCGTATTCTCTAACTTGGTAATTGTATTTACCACGCCACGCACCGTATAAAATAGCACCAAAAGGAAGCGCGGCCATTGCCAAACCAACTTTTGCTATAAACGCTCTTCGTCCAGGTAAAAAGGACGAATCTGGTTCTTGCTTTCCTGAAAACCTACTGATCAAACCTTCTAAACTTCTGTAAATATCCTCGCCAAACATGAACGTAAAAAACACAAGTTTTAATACAAAAAATGCCAGCACTAACGTAATGGCAAAATCCCTGGAGTCAGACATCTGAGTTCGATCTGGATGCCATAAAAATTGTAAAATCACATTTAAAATCACTCCTATAGATACCGCTAGGTACACCCATTTCCACCAGTGGTCTCCGGATAAGGTGCGTATTAATTGAAAAGCATAAGTTTCTAGTGCGATAAAAATCGCCAGGACAATAAGGGGTATAGTCATAGCGCAAAATTAATGCGATTATATTTTTAAAACGTTGGTATAGCGTTAAAGCCTTCAAAGGAAAAATTTATTCAAAAGTCAAAAGACATTTGACTCATCTTTCAAGCTTCGACAGTCGTGAACAGAATTTTTCTTTGTTGGATCTACTTGTAATTAAGGTATAAACGAATCGAAGTGGCCTTTCCAGAGCATTTCAGATATTTATAAAATAAGAATTGGCAAGCTTCGTATTTCTTTAACTTAAAGAAGTGGATTTAAAAACCCAACTTGTTTTAGTTTTGCGACTTCATTCAACCAATTCAACACTCCATAAATTTTGGCAAAAAACGATCCTTACGCCGCATTACGTTTTAGAGAATTTAATATTTTCTTATTGATGCGATTTTTATTGGTCTTTGGTTGGTCCATGCAGTTCATTGTGATTGAATGGCAAGTGTATTCACTTACCAAAGACCCTTGGTCCCTTGCTATCATCGGCCTCATGGAGTTTGCCCCTGCATTTGCCATGGCTTTATTTGCGGGTCATATTGTAGATCAAAGAGAAAAGCGCAATCTTCTAGCCTTATGCATCGGCGCTTTTTCATTGATTAGTTTGGGGTTGTTTTTATTGACTTGGCCAGAAGTCGTTGGCGATTGGTCAACTGATACTGTTTTGTATTCTATTTATGCTTTGGTCTTTTTCGGCGGGTTTTTGAGATCCTTTTTCGGGCCTATATTATTTTCACTGATTGCGCTTATCGTCCCGAAGAAGGTATATCCTAATGCAGCAACTTGGAGCAGTTCGGCCTGGCAAATTGCCTCTGTTGTTGGCTTGGCTTTTTCTGGTTTTGCGATCAGCTGGTTTGGTGTGCATTGGTCTTTGTGTATTGTTTTTAGTTTGGTCGTGCTTTCCTTTTTTAGCGTTTTTCTAATTTCTAAAAAGCCCATTTTAAACACTAAAATTAATGAACCCATTCTCAAAAGTTTAAAAGAAGGGCTGAGTTTCGTTTACAAAACCAAAGCCATTTTAGGAGCCTTAACTCTAGATATGGTTTCCGTTCTTTTTGGAGGTGCGGTTATTTTACTACCCATTTTTGCTCAGGATATTTTATGTGTAGGTAGTGAAGGTTTTGGAGTACTGCGTGCGGCCCCTTCGGTAGGCGCGATACTCACCATGATTGCAACTGCTTATATTCCTATTAGCAAGAATGCAGGGGTTAAATTACTAGTGGCTATTTTTGGTTTTGGCGTCTGTATTATTGTGTTTGGCTTGTCCTCTATCTTTTGGGTATCTGTAGTTGCCTTGTTTTTTAGCGGTGTTACTGATGGTGTTTCTATGGTCATACGCCAGACGATTCTTCAACTTAAAACACCAGATCACATGCGGGGCCGCGTGGCTTCTGTAAACTCCATGTTTGTAGGTTCTTCCAACGAGTTAGGCGCTTTTGAAAGTGGTCTCACTGCCAAATTAATGGGTACTGTTACCGCAGTGGTCTTCGGTGGCACCATGACTTTAATCACCGTTGTTACCACAGCAATTGTATCTCCAACCTTTAGAAAGCTGGATTTGAGAAAGGATTTTGAGCATAATGATAAGGACTAAATTCACTCCTTACGGCAACTCTTTATAACAATTCCGCTTTCGCGAAAGCGAAACACATACCCACCTATTTGCCCTAATTAGAACCCTTGATGATTCCGTCATTAGCATTTTTCTGTGTATAAAAATTGAGTTTTATATATTAGGAACTGCATTTAAGTCTGCTGAGAATTTTATCTTTAACCTCCACAAAAATTTACCATGACAAATAACGGTACAGACGATAAAAGATTATTTCTCCTAGATGCTTATGCCTTGATTTTTAGAGGTTATTACGCACTTATTAAAAACCCACGAATCAATAGTGCAGGTATGGATACCAGTGCCATTATGGGTTTTACCAACTCGTTATTTGACGTGATAAGAAGAGAAAAACCAGAATATCTAGCCGTTGCTTTTGACAAAGGAGGCAGTCATGAACGTGTAGAGCTTTATCAAGACTATAAAGCAAATCGAGACGCGACTCCAGAGGCGATAAAAATAGCAGTTCCTTATATTCAGCGTATTTTAAAAGCCATGCATATTCCTATTGTGGTAGAAGAAGGAATTGAGGCCGATGACTTGATAGGAACACTTGCCAAACAAGCCGAAAAAGAAGGTTTTACCACTTATATGGTCACCCCAGATAAGGATTATGCACAGCTGGTGTCTGAAAATATTTTTATGTACAAACCTGCCCGAATGGGAAATGGAATCGAAATATGGGGCATTCCTGAGGTGCAAAAGCGATTTGAAGTAGAGCGACCAGAGCAAGTGATCGATTACCTCGGGATGATGGGTGATGCGAGTGATAATATCCCTGGACTACCTGGCGTAGGAGATAAAACAGCTAAGAAATTCATAGCCGCTTATGGTTCTATGGAAGGTCTTCTTGCAAACGTTGAAGATCTTAAAGGAAAAATGAAAGAGAAGGTGCGCGATAATGCAGCCTTAGGGATTCTTTCTAAAAAATTAGCCACCATACGATTGGATTGCCCAGTGACATTTAATGCCAAGAACTACGAGCTAGACGATCCCGACGTAGAAGCCGTTCATGAGATTTTTGACGAATTGGAGTTTCGTCGTGCTAAGGAAACTATGGCAAAGATTTTTTCTAAAGAAGTCGCGCCAGAGAGTTCTTCAAGTTCGAATTCGAGTTCAAGTTCTTCTGCAGGAGCAGGTCAATTCTCCCTTTTTGATGCTGCCGGTTCAGGAACAGCCGCAGAAACTGAAACAACTGGTCGTAAAACACTTGCTTCTAGCGATCATTTATACCAGCTGGTAGAAGAAGGCATGGGAACTAAGTTGTTCTTACAATCCTTAATGCAACAATCTAGTGTTTGTTTTGACACAGAAACTACAGGCTTGGATCCACTAGCAGCAGAGCTAGTAGGAATTGCCTTTTCATGGGAAAAAGGAACCGGTTTTTACCTTCCTATTCCTGAAGATCAAGAGGCAGCACAAAACATGGTGGACCAGTTAAAACCATTTTTTGAAAGTGAGCAGATTGAAAAAATTGGCCAAAATTTAAAATATGACATTAAAGTATTGGACAAATATGGTGTTCGTGCTAAAGGACCTATGTTTGATACCATGCTGGCTCATTACTTGATCAATCCAGACATGCGCCATAATATGGACGTGCTCGCAGAAACCTATCTCAATTATACGCCACAATCTATTGTAGAGCTAATAGGAAAAAAAGGGAAGAACCAACTTTCCATGCGCGACGTGGAACTGGAAAAACAAAAAGAATACGCCGTTGAAGATGCTGATATCACCTTTCAATTAAAAGAGAACTTCACGCCAGAACTTGCTAGTGCAGGAACTGACAGTCTTTTTAAAGATATAGAAATGCCTTTACTACATGTACTGGCTGCAATGGAAATAGAAGGAATCAATCTGGACGAAACCTTTTTAAGATCGCTTTCTGGAGCTTTAGAAACAGACATTACCCAACTGGAAGCTGCTATTTATGAAGCTGCTGGAGAAGAGTTCAACATCGGCTCTCCTAAGCAATTGGGGATTATTCTTTTTGAAAAACTTCAATTGGTAGACAAGCCTAAAAAGACCAAAACCGGTCAGTATTCCACTGCCGAAGATGTGTTGAGCTACCTCTCTAAAGATCATGCGATCATTCAAAATGTATTGGACTACAGAGGCCTGGCAAAATTAAAATCCACTTATGTGGATGCGCTCCCAAGTCAGGTAAATCCTAAAACAAAGCGTATTCACACCAACTATATGCAAGCTGTTGCTGCGACAGGACGTTTGAGCTCCACCGACCCTAATTTACAGAACATTCCTATCCGAACAGAGCGAGGTAGACAGGTGCGTAAAGCATTTGTACCTAGGAATGAAAACTACACCCTACTCGCAGCCGACTATTCTCAGATAGAATTGAGAATTATTGCTGCATTGAGCGAAGAAGAAAATATGATGGCTGCCTTCCAAAATGGTGAAGATATTCACGCTTCTACCGCGGCAAAAGTTTTTAATGTAGCCTTAGAAGATGTCACCAGAGAACAACGTAGCAATGCCAAAACAGTCAACTTTGGGATTATCTATGGAGTGAGTGCTTTTGGACTGAGCAATCAAACCGATTTATCTCGTAGTGAAGCTAAAGAACTGATCGACACCTACTATGCCAGCTACCCTAAACTACGTGCGTACATGGATGATCAAGTTAATTTTGCTCGTGAAAACGGCTACGTAGAGACCGTATTGGGAAGACGTCGTTATTTAAAAGACATCAATAGTTCTAACGCAGTGGTGCGAGGCGCAGCCGAGCGCAATGCAGTAAACGCACCTATACAAGGAAGCGCAGCCGATATAATTAAACTTGCGATGATCAATATCTATAAAAAGTTTGAAGAGATGAATTGCAAATCAAAAATGTTGCTGCAGGTGCATGATGAATTGGTTTTTGACATTCATAATGACGAGCTGGAAGACATGAAAAAACTCATCCAAGAGGAGATGCAAAACGCTTATAAAATGTCGGTGCCGCTAGATGTGGAAGTAGGTACAGGACAAAATTGGTTAGAAGCGCATTGATAGTAGGCAGTAGGCAGTAGGCAGTAGGCAGTAGGCAGTAGGCAGTAGGCAGTAGGCAGTAGGCAGGCAGTAGGCAGTAGGCAGTAGGCAGTAGGCAGCAGGCAGTAGGCAGGGCAGGCAGCAGGCAGTAGGCAGTAGGCAGTAGGCAGCAGGCAGTAGGCAGTAGGCAGTAGGCAGGCAGTAGGCAGTAGGCAGTAGGCAGTAGGCAGTAGGCAGTAGGCAGTAGGCAGTAGGCAGTAGGCAAAAAAGCTCCAAATCAATAAATTGATTTGGAGCTTTTTTGTATAACTAACCTTTTCTAATAGGAAGTTATAAGTCTGCTTTATAAGATATTACTGTACCACCAGCTTTCTATTGATGATGATACCACGGGTATAAACCTTAAGTATATAGATTCCAGTTTTAATAGCACTGATGTCTAATAAGTTGGTCTCCTCTGTTACTGACAATAAAAGTTGGCCTGATAAGTCAAATACATCAACTTGATCTATCGCTTTTGAAGATTCTAAATTCACCACATTTATCGCTGGATTAGGATACACTTGTAGATCTGTCTGGTTGGTATTTTCCTCAGCGATACTTAACGTATTTTGATAGACCCGCACGAAATCAATAACCATGCTGCTCTGTACAAAATTAGGATCTATGGCTCCTGCTACTCCACCCATAGCGATATTTAATAAAAAATACTGGTCTTCATAAAACGGATAGGTATTGACATCTTTTATTACAGGGTTATAGGTGTAAAAAGGCTGGTCATCTATTAAAAATGTGATTTGTTGTGGCGACCAGTTCATGGAGTAGACATGAAAATCATTAGCCACATCTTGTAGAGTAGTCGATTGAAAATTTCGAGTATTCCCAGAACATCCAACACAATTGGTATGTAATGCTGCAGATACATGATTCAATGCTCCTAACCCGTGCTCCATAATATCTATCTCTCCACAAAGTGGCCAGTTGGTCGTTCCATAGGTACTGTCCCAGTAACCACCATCTTCATTAATGTTTTTTCCTAAGGTCCATATCGCAGGCCAGGTTCCATCACCGAATGGTAACTTTGCTCTCACATCTACCCTCCCATAAGTAAAGGCATACTTAGAATTCAATCGAGCACTAGTGAATTGCTTGGTCACTCCTTGATCGGTAAAGGCTTCCCTTTTTGCAACAATATTTAAAAAGCCATTCTCTACGTAAGAATTATCTAACCTATTCGTATAATGCTGTTGTTCTCCGTTGAACCAATTTCCACCAGCAGGCAGTTGTGTTTGATGGAACCATTTGGTTGCATCAATAGGATTATTAGTTCCCGGAGTATTAAACTCATCGGACCATACTAAATCTGTATACACCACATCTATAGGGTTAGGAGTTACTGCTACCGCACCGTTGTTAATCTCGTCTATTAAATAGGTGCCGGCAGTATTTACTCCATAATCTATAAAAACAGTCACTCGGCTGTACTGCCCCATCGCAGAGACAACATTTCCAGTTCCGCTTTCGATAGCGTTTGAGAAATCAAAATTAATGTCTGACCAGGTGTTTGCAGTTCCTGGAGTTTGTTGAATTACTTCTACATCTGGTTGATTCCCAATTTCTAGCTTTAGCACAATACTATGAGCATTGGGATCAAAGGCATAAAATTTTAAGGTCACATTTTGATCGGTACTTAAATCTACAGCTGTAGCTACATCTCTAAAAAAACCTTGATTAGGCTGACTCCCGTTATTAAAAAACTGACCTACATTATTTGCGGCTTGAACAGGGTCACTTCTAAATGAAAAAGAGGATCCAGAAAAACCCGTAAATGAATATTGATTGTTTTCAAAGTCTAGAGGAAATTGTTGCGCCTGCGCAAATTGAACACCACAAAAGAACAGCAACAAAAAACGTAAAGGAAACATTAAACATATTTTCTGCTAAATTAGTACGGAACTATCGAACAATAAAATAAAAAAACGCAACAAATACTATACAAAATCTTGATATGCCCTATAATATAAGGATTATAAAGAGTTAAAGTGACTTTTATGCCCTACCTATACGCTCGTATCAAAACCACTACAGGATCTGTAAATTCATCTATTGATAAAACAAATCCATCGCTGGTAAAAGACTGCATAGAAGCTGATGTTCTTCCTTGATCATCGGCATTTTGATTAACAAATTGTGCAGCAAAGCATCTGTTGGTCGAGGAGTAATTCCCTACTCTATTGATACTTGCCCCACTAGCAGCGCCTGAAATTGCAATTTGTTCTATAAATGGTGCTGTGGTAGTAACCTTAGCATAACCAAATGTATAACCCACACTATTGTCACCATTATTACCATTATCACTCCTCTCATAACCATCGTTAACCGATTCTGTATTACTTATCGCTGTAAATTCAACTGTTCTAGGATTGAAAGGGATTCCAGTGATCGTTTTTGTCCCTAGCATATTGTCACCTGCACTAATCACCATTCTGCCTATAAATACTTGAGGCTTATTCTCGCTAACCACTAAATTCCATTGATCAGTTTCCCACAAGTAGAATCCAGTCGGAGTTACATCGGCAGTTCCTGTATTCCATACCATGGTACCTTCGACTAAGGGCCCACCATTGGGATTTATTAACGGCGTAACGCTACTTAGCGCAATTCTAGGAATAAGCATTCCTGAATCTGCAGAGTTAACATCCAATGCCGCCTCAGGAGAATCAGTTCCTATACCTACTTGAGCCCCAGCTGCATTAAAAAGAAAAAGAAAAATAGATGTGATAGTTTTAAATAACATATGATTTTTTTTGCAATTTAAGTGTTTATCGCATCAAAGCAGAATTTACTCACACCTCAAGCTAAGAATTCGTTCAAACGGACTTAATTAAGTTTATAAACGCATTAAGATACATAAGACCTGTTGAAATTTAACAAAAGTTGTGTCTATTTATCGTAAAATCAGTGAAGTACCAAAGAAGAAATGTCTTAATAATTATGGAGCATAGCAACTCTTCTATCGCCTTTATGAAAAAATCAATGCTTATCTATACGCTTTGAACATCACCACAATCCGGTTGCTCCTGCTACCTGAAGAAGGACCCCCAAGAAAACGATCTACATTTAAGGTAAATCCATCTGTGCCAAAAGTGGTCAATGAGGCACGTATCAATCCTTCTTGATTATCAGAGCCATTGTTGTCTCCATTATCGTGTATAGGGTCAGCATTACTATTCACAAAATAGGCTGCAATACAATGATTTTGAGAAGCATAAGTACCTATATTGTTAATGCTAGAACCATTTGTACCAAAAGAGATCACCTGTTGGCTTGAAATACCACCATAGTTGGTCGCATAACCTGTCATTTGTCCACTAGCCATACGAACATCGTTGCTGTTATTAGTTCCTGATCTGTATGCACCGTCATTATAATCTTGAACTCTATTAATCGCTGTAAACTCAATAGAAGTGGGTTGAAAGCCTACTCCAGTAATTATTTTAGTGCCGGAAGCGTCAATAATCATTTTTCCAAAATGAAGAGTCTTCTGATTGCTACTAAGAACTTGATTCCATGTACCTCCTTGCCAAAAATAATATCCTGCAGGTTGGATACCGGTTACCGCGGTGTTCCACACCATCGTTCCTTCTGCTAACACACCCCCATTAGGATTGATAACAGAAGTAGCATCGGTAGTAGATAATACATCTATTCTAGGCAACAATACACCAGAATCAGAAGAAGCTATATCCAAGGCCGCCTCAGGGGCATTTGTTTCTATTCCAATTTGAGCATCAACCACATAAAGACAAAAAATAAAAAATAAAAAAGTTAATATATTTTTATAAAACATAATGATCATTTGTGCAAATCTATATATTTGTCCCATACAAAAAAAGACTGTTCCTACAATTGGAGTCTATAAATCGATGAACGTTACTTATTTAAGATTAAAAACAAGTGTTTTACTTTTGTTCCATGATTAAAATTATCTAAAGCTCTACTTTTTTGAAACAAAATCAATAAAAACGGTTGTACTACTTGTTAAAAGCATAAGAAAAAGAAGGTAGAACTAGTATGATGATAGCTTTTTAAAGCTCCTGTTTTGAACTGAATTATATGCCATATCCACCTCTATTTTTATGGTAAATAACAGACAAGTCCTCTCTTAT is a window of Nonlabens sp. MB-3u-79 DNA encoding:
- a CDS encoding MFS transporter, with protein sequence MAKNDPYAALRFREFNIFLLMRFLLVFGWSMQFIVIEWQVYSLTKDPWSLAIIGLMEFAPAFAMALFAGHIVDQREKRNLLALCIGAFSLISLGLFLLTWPEVVGDWSTDTVLYSIYALVFFGGFLRSFFGPILFSLIALIVPKKVYPNAATWSSSAWQIASVVGLAFSGFAISWFGVHWSLCIVFSLVVLSFFSVFLISKKPILNTKINEPILKSLKEGLSFVYKTKAILGALTLDMVSVLFGGAVILLPIFAQDILCVGSEGFGVLRAAPSVGAILTMIATAYIPISKNAGVKLLVAIFGFGVCIIVFGLSSIFWVSVVALFFSGVTDGVSMVIRQTILQLKTPDHMRGRVASVNSMFVGSSNELGAFESGLTAKLMGTVTAVVFGGTMTLITVVTTAIVSPTFRKLDLRKDFEHNDKD
- the polA gene encoding DNA polymerase I; this translates as MTNNGTDDKRLFLLDAYALIFRGYYALIKNPRINSAGMDTSAIMGFTNSLFDVIRREKPEYLAVAFDKGGSHERVELYQDYKANRDATPEAIKIAVPYIQRILKAMHIPIVVEEGIEADDLIGTLAKQAEKEGFTTYMVTPDKDYAQLVSENIFMYKPARMGNGIEIWGIPEVQKRFEVERPEQVIDYLGMMGDASDNIPGLPGVGDKTAKKFIAAYGSMEGLLANVEDLKGKMKEKVRDNAALGILSKKLATIRLDCPVTFNAKNYELDDPDVEAVHEIFDELEFRRAKETMAKIFSKEVAPESSSSSNSSSSSSAGAGQFSLFDAAGSGTAAETETTGRKTLASSDHLYQLVEEGMGTKLFLQSLMQQSSVCFDTETTGLDPLAAELVGIAFSWEKGTGFYLPIPEDQEAAQNMVDQLKPFFESEQIEKIGQNLKYDIKVLDKYGVRAKGPMFDTMLAHYLINPDMRHNMDVLAETYLNYTPQSIVELIGKKGKNQLSMRDVELEKQKEYAVEDADITFQLKENFTPELASAGTDSLFKDIEMPLLHVLAAMEIEGINLDETFLRSLSGALETDITQLEAAIYEAAGEEFNIGSPKQLGIILFEKLQLVDKPKKTKTGQYSTAEDVLSYLSKDHAIIQNVLDYRGLAKLKSTYVDALPSQVNPKTKRIHTNYMQAVAATGRLSSTDPNLQNIPIRTERGRQVRKAFVPRNENYTLLAADYSQIELRIIAALSEEENMMAAFQNGEDIHASTAAKVFNVALEDVTREQRSNAKTVNFGIIYGVSAFGLSNQTDLSRSEAKELIDTYYASYPKLRAYMDDQVNFARENGYVETVLGRRRYLKDINSSNAVVRGAAERNAVNAPIQGSAADIIKLAMINIYKKFEEMNCKSKMLLQVHDELVFDIHNDELEDMKKLIQEEMQNAYKMSVPLDVEVGTGQNWLEAH
- a CDS encoding family 16 glycosylhydrolase; this encodes MFPLRFLLLFFCGVQFAQAQQFPLDFENNQYSFTGFSGSSFSFRSDPVQAANNVGQFFNNGSQPNQGFFRDVATAVDLSTDQNVTLKFYAFDPNAHSIVLKLEIGNQPDVEVIQQTPGTANTWSDINFDFSNAIESGTGNVVSAMGQYSRVTVFIDYGVNTAGTYLIDEINNGAVAVTPNPIDVVYTDLVWSDEFNTPGTNNPIDATKWFHQTQLPAGGNWFNGEQQHYTNRLDNSYVENGFLNIVAKREAFTDQGVTKQFTSARLNSKYAFTYGRVDVRAKLPFGDGTWPAIWTLGKNINEDGGYWDSTYGTTNWPLCGEIDIMEHGLGALNHVSAALHTNCVGCSGNTRNFQSTTLQDVANDFHVYSMNWSPQQITFLIDDQPFYTYNPVIKDVNTYPFYEDQYFLLNIAMGGVAGAIDPNFVQSSMVIDFVRVYQNTLSIAEENTNQTDLQVYPNPAINVVNLESSKAIDQVDVFDLSGQLLLSVTEETNLLDISAIKTGIYILKVYTRGIIINRKLVVQ